The genome window ATGCTCAGCAAAAGTATAGACGGTCGCGTTGGGATCCGAAACGCCTAACCAATCACGTAAAAAGATATACGGTGGGTTCAGAAAATTACGCGAACAATCAATTTGGTCTACAGCTCGAATTAAGGACTCTGGCGGACAGGCTGCGGTAAATATATCCGTTGGACTTCTTGGGGGTAATGGAACTTCAGCCCCCCATTTTACAAATGCAGAAACAATACCCGCAATCAAACCAATAAAAGCCGCAAGACCATAACGCCGACGGTCTTTGGGGGTTTGTTCAAATAAATTCATGTTGTTCTAACCTCTGTTTGAAATACAATAAAAAAACAATGAATAATGCCTTTATATCCGATTGATATAAAATAACTCAGTAAAAAATAGCAACGTCCTTATCGCGATGTAGAGGTCTAGAGGCTTCTTAATTATGCGTTAGACTCATGATGTTGGGTCTGCAGGCCTCGATAAGAAAAGGTAAATGACGAACCGAAAACCCAGTATTCCAACTCATTTTATTTTTTGGTGTAAATGATTTTATGGGATTCATCTTCACAGTGGCCCACGATTTTACCCTCATGAGATTCAGCTTCTGCATTAGGCACCGCAACCACCGTAAAATGGTTTTCAGGCACACCGTTATTGATAATTTTTTGTTTAATTTCCGCAATCACACTTTCACAAGAAGCACTGGCGAATGTTGAAATTGATAAGGTTAAAAAGATGGCACTTAGGGCTTTTAATTTCATGTAGAGGCCTTGTATTAATTTTAATAAGATTTACTTCGAAATGAGGCGGTTAACCCCATATTATGAATATGGGTTTTTAGCACTATCACCTAAAAAACGGTAACCGACACTAATGTTAAAACCATTCATCGACTTATGCCCATCCATATCCGCTTGCGTTCCTTCGTACCCAATATTTACCGCAATATTCTCCATTGGATTAATAATCACACCCGCACCATAGGCAAAATTGGTTGAATTTTTACTGACATGACCTTCTTCATGACCTGTCGCAGTATTCCCACCAACACTGTTAACCCACTGGTAATCTCCCTTTGCCTTGGTATGACTTAACCCTAATAATCCATAAAGGTTTACAATATCATTAATGCGATAGGCAGGCCCTGCGAGTAATGAATAACTTTTTACATCGATTTTTTGATGGTAATAATCATCTGCATAGTCTGTGAAACTCCAGCTTTTATCCCCTTTCATGTAAGAAAACGACCCTAGCACGCTAATCGGTGAATCCCATTCATAGCGATATTGCACATTCACACCCCGAATATTCTTAAAATCTTGCACTTTACTTTGTGCATAACCTATCGAGACGGTGTGATTGTCGGCTTGTGCCACATTGCCCATAAAGCAACCTGCCACAATCGCCGCCATCATGCCTTGCGTTATTTTATTCATTTAGCAACCCTCATCATCTTGTCATGAATATCCTTTCACGATGAAAGGATTTTCCTTATCTTAAATAAATATTAGCATTTACACAAACTGAACTTATCTCAAATTTACTGACAAAAATCATGAAAAACACAAAACCCTTCGAAAGTGTAGACTAATCTCGCGCGTGCTCCACAACATAACTCGCCATATTTCGGTAACTCGCTGCATCAGAGCATTCCAAGGTGCCTTTCGCACTGAGACGGACTCATTCCTGCAGAGAATATCGAGGATAGGGGTTATGCGATAACCTCAATAAAAATGCCTCCTCCAGCGCTAATGTCAGAACTAATCCAATACCAAGACGCTGCATCCCCCTCTTCTCCTCGCTTGGCATACCACCGCAATGATTATCAAATACGCCCCCCTAAAGAAGCGCCTCGCGTGTCTCAGCGCGACGGGGCGATACAGATAGCCTCTTGCTCCAGTGCCGAGCACGAAAATACAACACTTTGATTTATTTGGTATTTTATTATTTTTTTGTGAATTCAATCACACACCTCAGTCTCCGATACCGCTAGGCTTTCTCACATCATCATCACGCAACCTGACAGACGTGCTTTTCATCGCCACCCTTGAACCCCTTTGTTATGAATTTGACACCATAACGAAGAGGTCCTATGCACCCGATAGCCACACCGTCTCGCCCGCTACCCCATTCCTACGCCCTTGACCTCGCATGGGACTGGCTGTGTCATGCCCGGCGCCATTTCCCGCCCAATGCCGATATCTGGGACCTGCGCCACCGTTGGTCTGATTGTCGGGCCGCCTTTTTGCAGCAACTCCAATCCGGCACGTATCAGTTATCCCCGATGCAACGCGTGGGGAAACGCCATCCGCGTATCCTCTGGTCCTCCAAAGATGCATTAGCGCTAAAATGGCTTGAGCTAAAAATTCCCCCCTTTTTACCCGTACATCCCGCATGTGAGCATGTCAAAGGCCATGGCGGGGGCCCACAATCCGTTCAGCGCCTGAAAACCCTGACGCAAGGCCCACATGCCCCGTACACCTGGGTCTGTCGCACCGACATCAAAGGCTATTACGCCAATATCGATAAATCGCGACTGCTGAACCAGCTCCAAAGGCACATTACCGATCCTGCCTTAATGGCCTTACTCACCCAATATGTGCATTACACCGTCGATTTGGGCGGGGTCTTTCACCCCCCGAAAAAAGGCATTCCCCGCGGGTGTGCCCTTAGCCCCTTGATGGGGGCCTTCCATCTCACCCAAATGGACACGTATTTTGCGCAAAAGCGCGTACACTATGTGCGCTACATGGATGATTTTGTGCTCTTGACCCAGACGCGAGGCCAACTGCGCAAAGCCATCCGACAACTGAATCAGTGGTTTGCCGCCTACGGCTTCACCCAACACCCCGACAAAACCGTCATTGGCCGTGTGGCCAAGGGGGTTGATTGGATGGGCGCGTGGCTCACCGACCACGGAATAACGGGGGTCGCCCCCCGTGCGTTAGACAACCACCGAACCCGGTGTCGACAGCTTTATGAGCAAACGTCCCGCTTGTCAGTTAAACAACAAGCGGACCGCGTGTCGCAATACCGAGCCCGGTGGTCACAATGGGTACAGTGTGTGTTAAAGGGACCGAAGACCGCAGCGTGTCCGCGGACCGCGCCCTCGGGTACGACCACCGGTCATTCCAAGTCCTCCACACACCCTCACCCTACATCGTGTACGCCGTCACCGTTAACGTTGAGTTCCAGGTTCCCGATAATGGGGCGCTGAACTGTAGTTCGACGGGAGTCAGCTCCAAAATGTGTGCGCCTGACACGTAAATATAGGAGGCCCTGGAAGTGGCTGGGGATAATGTCGGGCTAACTGTTTGCAGGACGCAGTGCGCGGGTTGGGTGCCCGTGTTGTTATACATGAAATCTGTAAGCGAAGAATACGAAGGGGCGTTGCCTGCTGTGTCAGCAATGGCCAGTGCCGACAGTAACGCGTTAAACGAGGTTTCAGACTGCTCACCTTTAGTTGGGTTGTCCGCCGTACCTGAAGCTACACCACCGTTCGAGCTGTAACTACCCGTGCCGATGAAACAACTGTCGCCGGGGCTAAGCGATAATACGGGGGAATTTGCTCCGTAAACTAACGTGGATTTAGTGTCCTTTATAGGGGTGCCGCCGCTAGTTCTGGCGGTGTAGAGAGCGTACCTTGTTGCTCGTAATTCCGTCGCTTTTAATTTCAACTTCCCTTCAACCGCCTGCCCAGACGAGTCATAACCGGAGGCCGCTATCGCGAAGGTCACTGCGCCTTTTTCGGCGTCCGTGATGTCCGAGGGGGCTGTGCCGTTCTGGTCGGTCAGCGTGGTGATATCCCGCGTGCCGAGTGTGGAGCTAGACCCGATGCGACGCTTATCCCCACAAAGGAGGGCAGATAACCGCTTGCCGCGATGAACGCCTGGCCATTCAGTGGGTAGGTGTACGTGCCGTTGACTTCCACGACCTCACTCGGTTTCGCATCCAAACGCCCACCCGGGTAATCATTCACGGTCCACTGCCACATTGGGCTATTCGCTACGATATTCCCCAAATAGGTCACATCTCCCACATTGCTCGGCGGGTTGTCGGCCAACGCGATCGGGCTCGCTAGGGCCGTGGCTATCGCTAACGCTAACATCTTTTTCATGATATCTTCCTTATTCTGCTTATTTATACTGGACCTGAACCGTGATGGTACTTATCCACTGGCTCACCGCGGTGTCTTTCGGGAAGCTCAACTTGCCCGCCGTCATCGTCGACGCATACCCACCAATCGTCGGGATAGTCACCTCGGTCCCGTCAGCCAAACTCGTGGCTGGGGCGACGTTACTGGTGTCGTACGTGATATTCGTTGCGCCCACTTTCGATTGCTGTGACGCCAATTTCGTTTTGGCATTCTCGTACGCTTCGGTGGCATTCGTGTTGGCTTGAGTTACCCCCGCATCCGCCAACTGTTTCGCTATCAAGGTGGTGTCTCCGACTTTCTCTGCTTGGGCCAGTAATAACACTGGCTCTAACGTTAACGCCAGTTGACCGTCCACTGGAGTCGTGTCCTTATTCCCAATCGCTTTTAACGCCAGCTCGGTGGTGTTGTTTGCGCCCGCTGTCGGCACCACTTCCACACCGTCTTGCAGGTATTTCACGTCCGCATTCAGACCCAACATCGCCAAGCCATTGACCGTCGGCTCCATGTACCCTTCTAAAAAGCGATACGGTTGACGGTTCTGCATGATGTCCCACGTTTTCGTGTTCGACTCACTGTCTTCCACCGCATCGCCGTCCTTTAAGTCAATACGCACCGTCTGTTGGGGCAATGTCCACACCCATTTCGGGGCATTTTCCGCAATAATCCCACCAAATTTAATATCGTGGCTAATCGACCCCACACCCGTGGCAGCCATGGCGCCCAAACTGGTCACCGCACTGGCAAGGGCCAACGCCGTCACACTGATTTTCAGTTTTCTCATTGTCTCTTTTCCTTTTAGTGAACACGTCCTTATGAAATTGGTCATCCCCTTCTTTTAGACGCCCCGCCACGCTCCCTGACGGCTATCAACTCGCGCATCCCTAACGCTTGGCGTTGCCACCTATCGCCGAAGTGGCTACTCTGGCACGTCTCCCGTAATACGTAATGTCATCGCAATATCCCCCCGGTAAGCTGCGGGCAAAAACAATTTTGCCGCCCCGGTCGGCACCACGGACACCGTGTCACCCGCCGCCGGCAGGGTCAACCTCACCCCCAAACTGGTCTCTTCCGCCGTCACCTTGACGCCCTGGCCATTCACCTGCACCTGTACCGGCAGCTGCCAATACCCTTGCTGCCCCTCCGGTAACACAATCGCTTGCTGAAGCAGCAACGACTCGCCCGCGCGAGACACCAACTGCGCCTGCTCGACCAGTAAGGTCTGAAGGGGCGTATCCCCCGCCGACGTCGTCGCACTAAACACCGGTTGCCCCGATAAAAATGCCGATATCTCAACCCCCCGAATGACGTGCCGTCATGCTCCCATTCACCACCCCTAACGCCTCAACATGCTCTCGGGTTTGCCCTTGGACCAAGCCACTGAGCCCCATGGCGACCAGGGTGCCCAACAAGGCCAGTGACCTGACGCTTGTGTCCCACACGCCGCCTTGCGGTTTTTTTGCCTTTTTCATGCGCTCATCTCCTGGCGACGCTGACCTAACATTCGGTTATTTTGCGTCCTTCACGTCCCTCGCACCGACGTCAGTCGACCCGACCTTGCCCGTCAAGGTGTGCGTCCCTAAATGCCCTAAGTCATCAATCGACACCACCTTCTTCGCCGCCGTGCCCTTCGGTAACGTCACCGTGTCGCCAGGGGCAAACATCGCCAAGGCTTCATGTTGTTTGTCGTCGAATGGAAGGCTCGCGTCGTTCTCACCCAGCACATCCGCAATCGCAAAAATGTACGGCGTGGTGTTCACTAACTGGGTTTGGCCGTCGATGATTTTGGTGGATAAACCCGTTTCCGCATTCTTACGCCCGTCCATCAAACTCGCCGGACGGTACAACAATTTCACCTTGGTACGCAGCGCCACCGACAACCCCCCCGTCCTTATTCTTCGGCGGGATTTCCTGTAAACTCACCCAGTAAATCGACTCCTTGTCTTCCGGCATCTGCTCTAAGGCCTTAATCACCCGCAACACCTGTTTCCCGTTCCCCGGCACTTTAAAAAAGGGCGGCGTCACCACAAACGTTGGGCGTAAGTCCGTTTCCTTAATATTCTCAATCCACGTCTGACCGCCGTACGTCTTCGGTGACGCATTCTCCACCACAATCGACACGGCCTCCTTGTCACCTTCAAAAATGTATCGACTCTGGTCCACGGAAAGTGCCGCCCACGCATTCGACATCGCCAGGGACATCACGCCAAATGCCGCCAAAATCCCCACACGTAACTGTTTTCTATTCACACACAACCTCTTGCAATCGATTAGATTCATTGAATTGGTCTCCCTGGATACGGCAGTTCGAAAACCGCACGGTATTGAGGGTGTCGACCGTATTGATTAATATCACCCCGTTATGGCTCACAAACCCGAGTGGGGCACCGGACTCCGCATAGGCCCACTCCCCTGCCGAGATAAACTGCCCATTCGGCCGCCTCACCTGTAACAAGTAACGTTTCACCGTGGTGCTCTCAAACGGCACATACGTCACCGAGCTCCCAGTCGGCTTAATCTTCTTACTGGTCACCGCAAGCTCCGCATTCGGCGGTAAGGTGCTGGCATCAATACTCAACGTGTTCACCTGATAACTGCTCAGTGGCACCATCAAATTCCCATTACGGTCGGCTTTATCCAAACCACCAAGCATCGTGACCCCACGTCCGCCCGGGACATGCACGACCGCGACCGTGTCCGAGATGTTTTTCCCCAGTAAAAAACTGTTGTCCGCCGGCAAGTACATCAGTGAGCCGTTAATTGACCCCGAGCCCAAGGTGCCATTGTTTGTGTGCGTCATCTGCCCACTGAGCTGGGCTAACCGACCATCATAGGCGGTCCACACACTAGTCTGGTTCCCCAGGTTGCCATCACCACCCCAACTCTCATTGGCCGCCAAAGACCAACGGTCGGTCAGGCTGGTTGAGGCCCCAGCGGAATAACTGTTGCTGCCGTTTTCCACCCCAGACATCGACGCGTAGGTGGTAAAATCCCGGTCAAACACCGAAAACGGGATAGAAACCGAGGTGGAAAAACTGTATTCGTTATTCGCCCGCGTTTTATAGTACGAGCCCGCCAGGGATAAACTTACCTGCCCAATCCGGGTCGAAAAGTTCCCCGTCACCCCTTGCTGTTTGGCATCACGCTGCCAGTAGGTCCGCTGCCAGCCATTGACCGAGAACGTTGTCCCTTGCCACAGCGGTTGACTGAATCCGACCGTCACATCCTCTTTCAGGCGTTGACGGTGCTTGAGGTTGACGTAGTCGGTGTCGTTGTACTCTCCCAGTGTGTCGTACGCCTCACTGAGTCGGTTGTACGCCAACCGGATGGAGGTCCCAATGTCAAACGTCTTGGCAAACGTCAGGGTGGTTTTTTGTCCCTGACGATTGCCTTCGTCATAACGCGATTGCGTCCCCGATAACGCCGCCGACAACGACCCAAACATCCCGAGCTGAGAGGCCACCTCCCCCGTCACCCCCGTGAACTGACTGCCCACTAACGCCCCCACACGGACCGACAGATGCTCAAGACCGTAACCGTAACTGAACGCCCCCAATCCACCAGTCGGTGTGCCGTCTGGGTTATCATTATCAATGATGCCCAAAGAGACCGAATACTCGTGCTCTCCCGGCGAAATCTGCCCACTGATGAGCGTAATCGGAAACACTTGTGTGGTGGTGCTACCGTCATTCTCCGTGACGGTCATCACCACATCGCCGCCACTGAGCACCGTCACATCATCGATGCTAAAGGGGCCTGGCGGCACCACCTCCGAGTACAAGACCGTATTCCCTTGACGTAACGTCACACGTGCATTACTGCTGGCCGTCCCACTGAATACCGGGGTATAACCTTGTGTCTGACGTCGCATCGAGGCGTTACTGCTCAAGGTCATTCCGTAAGTGGATAACCCGCCCAGCTCCCCGCTGCTGACCGCGGTCTTCCCTAACAATAAATCCGCCTGTAAGGCCAAAATGGCTTTCGAGACCGTAAACACCGAGATGGATTGCTCATCCTGGGTTAACGATGCACTTCCGCGGGCTATCCACTCCCCCACATTTGCCAACAGCGACCCCGACCCGTAGTAATCCACGCCCTCGGTGTTCTTATTCGCATTCGCGTTGTAATTCAGACGCAGGGCATTATGACCAAATTCCCACCCGAGAGACTCGTCCGCTTTGGTTAACCCCGCTTGCGGCAAGGTCAGGTTGAGCGACTGGGTCGATAAATCAAAATCCACGGTACTGTCTGATTGTGCATCCAAGACATAACACACCGCGTCATCATCCCCTTGTGCAGCCTTGCGCGTTGCGGCGTAAAAATCCGGGCGCACATACGTATCAACATCCGCCAACCACGCGGGGGTAAAGCACAACCCCTGTTGCTCCTCTGGGGTCACGTTTAATATCCGCTTTCCCTTCGCGACGCCGTTGATATTGACATCAACCCAATAACGCCCGGGGTAATACGCCTTCGTCGCCGACAAAAACGTCGCCGCCGCCGGGTTATTGCCGCCCTGCAAAAAATCCAAATTTAAATCGTCCTCGGCAGCCTGTGCGCATTGGGGTAGCATCGAACCCAGCCCAAACGCCATGCCCAGCGCCACCGGTAAAAACCGCAGGGGAAACACAGGCGGTGCCAGCTTTTTTTTCCGTTTAACACTCACATTCCCACTCCTATCGATACACCACGGTTACCGTCAACGCACCACTAAACAGCCCCGACTTCACCCCGTCCCACTGACTGAGTGTCGCCTGAAAATCAAATAACCCTTTACGGGCAAAGTCGATGGGGTACGCGATTTGCGTATTCGACGCCGTGACATACCCAGGGCCGCCAGTCGTGATGAAATCCCCTTCGGCATTTAACGGGCTAACACGCACCCGTAACCGCGCATCCGACCCGTCGTCGTGGCGCAAAATAACCCCGTTCTCATCCAACTGCGCCAACCCCTCATCCCCAAACGTCAATATCGCCGCCGGGTACTGACGACCGTAGGCCTCAAAAGCACCGCAACCGGTCTCACCGCCCACCGTTTCCGACAAACGCAATGAAAACGTGCGCGCAGGGGCGGAGCGCGTTTTCGGGTTAATCACCCCAAAATCCACCGTCCCGACAGCCCCAGCTTGACGTCCTTCTGCGCCGGTGGTTAAAACCTCCCCCACACACGAAGAGGCAACAATGGTCGCCGTTATCGTGGTGGTCGTTGTGTACGGGGCCGCTGCCGCATCCGTGGCCAGGCTTAACCCTAACGCCACGCCAACACAACGCACCATCCTTCGTAACATAAGCGACACTCCTTCACACTATTGCAACAGGTTCAGCTCACCGTCATGGGACACCCCGAGACCAAACGCGGGCACACAAGACGATAAAGCCGGAAACATAAACACGTGCCCCGTCATAAAAAAAGACACCCTTCGGGTGGGACACCACATCAAACCCTAAAGGGCAAACTGAACAACAAAAGCACTGGCCACGATATAAAAACAACCCCGCTAAATACGTCGCCAAAATAACAACAGAAAAAATGACGCGGTTTTAGCACGCAGGCGAAAGCCGCCCGCAAATAAGAAAATAAAGAAAAGGCATTAATGTTAAATACCACCCCGAATAGGGAGCGATAACAAATAACCGGCAACGCTGACCGTTTTATTTATTCATTTATTCATTTATTCATTTATTCATTTATTCATTTATTCATTTATTCTTGGCTGATGAATTCAGCCTCAATGTATTCTTGCTGTTTTATTTCTTACTATTGCCTTTATTGCTAACGGTTTTATTTATGCCATCGGATGAATATTGATAGAGATAAATAATCCGCCAAAATACGCGCAAGGATTACCCGTAAACCTCAATTTCTTCGAGCAGACACCACCCCCGTGATAAACGCCCAGCCCACTTAAGTTATCAACTCAATATTTCACTTACGCCACGGCGTGACAGAGGCCAAGGCGCATTCGTTTGGGTTGATTTATTGCGTTCATCCCTCTTTTCTAACTCAACAATTACGCCGTTAAAAAAATCCCACCATGAAAACTCCAGCGCCTGCATAAACACCTGTAATTGGTACAAGGTCATTGAGGTCGTCCCTCGCTCATAGCGCGAAATTTGTTGCTGGCTTAAATTTAAAATTTGCCCTAACTGCTGACCCGATAAATTCAACGCCACTCGGCGGCCACGTAAAAATACACCAACCTGACGATTAAACCGCGCAGAAGATAAGCAGGGGACGTTGTGCTTAGAAATAGACTCCATCATGTACTACCCCGTTTTGATTCATAGTGAATGAAACGATTCAATAGAAAACAACCTAAATGGAAATATGGCAAAAATACGCTGATTCCGTGTTTTCTGCTGTCTATTTTAGGGAATGCAAGCAATAACTAAAGATGGTTTTGACGATCGTTCCACTTCATCATAATAGTTTACACCTATCAAAAACAATCAAACGATCGCCAAAACAAATCAAACGAGTACTTAAACACCAATTTTCAAACAATAATGCTTTAAAATAGAAGGAGTTACCCCTACTTCGTTCACCCCTAAAAAAACGGTCAATATTTAACCAATAAAAACAACTCTGTCGTGTTTTTTTTTTGTTTTTTGTCATAATTCGCATTAAATTGAAATCTATTCTTACAAATAATGTCTATTTCACACAATTAGCGTGTTCGCTATGCGTGTAAAATAATCTTATCGAGAGTAATTAAAATCTAAACAGAAAGTCCCTCGTCAAAAAATAAATAAAAAAAATAAATAAAAAAATAAATAAAAGATAAATAAAAAGATAAATAAAAAGACAAATAAAAAACCGGGAATGGATATTGACGTAAAATATAAAACGCGATGAAAAATTCAATTCATACATGAAAGTAATCAATAAACGGCCAATAAAAAAAGGGCCTGCACATTGTGTCCCCCTAAATATAAAATAACCGCCCTCCGTATAAATTGACTCCTCGTTGTCGTTTGACTTTCCCATCATCCTCTTTAACAATAAATATCCCCCTCGTGAAAATCACTAATGTCTCCCCAGCCTCGGTTCCGTGCTTTTTTTGCGAAGGAGGATTCATGTCTTACACCAATGCTCGTCCAGTCTCACACGCAGGACGTTCGACTTTGATGACGCGCGTTACCGCCGGTCAGTCGCTCGTTGCGGCGCTGGCACTCATTCTGAGTACCAGCTGTCTGTTGATTTGGCTCAATCAACACGCACTCATGCGTTACTGGCAACAACGTTATCACACCGAAGCTCCTTGGGCGTCCTGGCAAGGTAACCCCGTCTGGGATTTTGGGGGACGCCTGTATCAAGCCGTCGATAGCGCACGACACACCTTCATCCAGCAACTCACTATCACCAAGAGTGAAGAACAAGAAACAGACGAAAAAGTAAAACCGAGCCACATCATGACACCTAAAAAACCCCTTTTTCCCAACGGCTTCTTACAGGGTTCAGCACGCCAGCAAGGCGCTTCCGTATCGATGCGCCCGTATGAGAGCCCCTTTCACGGCGAAACACCGCCCCCCTAACACCCCTTCCTTTGGCGCCTGGGGACCGCGTGTTGTTTATTCGCGACTCGTTGATGCAAGGCGTTGCACCGCCCGTTAAACGAACTTTACTGATGGAATGGGGCATTCACAGCCTAGACCTGAGTCGCCAAAGTACCGGCTTACGCTACCCGGCATTTTTTAATTGGCCAAAAACGCTCGACGAAACGCTTCGTCAACATCCGGATATCACTGTCGTG of Providencia rettgeri contains these proteins:
- the ail_1 gene encoding Attachment invasion locus protein precursor, which codes for MNKITQGMMAAIVAGCFMGNVAQADNHTVSIGYAQSKVQDFKNIRGVNVQYRYEWDSPISVLGSFSYMKGDKSWSFTDYADDYYHQKIDVKSYSLLAGPAYRINDIVNLYGLLGLSHTKAKGDYQWVNSVGGNTATGHEEGHVSKNSTNFAYGAGVIINPMENIAVNIGYEGTQADMDGHKSMNGFNISVGYRFLGDSAKNPYS
- a CDS encoding Retron-type reverse transcriptase, which encodes MHPIATPSRPLPHSYALDLAWDWLCHARRHFPPNADIWDLRHRWSDCRAAFLQQLQSGTYQLSPMQRVGKRHPRILWSSKDALALKWLELKIPPFLPVHPACEHVKGHGGGPQSVQRLKTLTQGPHAPYTWVCRTDIKGYYANIDKSRLLNQLQRHITDPALMALLTQYVHYTVDLGGVFHPPKKGIPRGCALSPLMGAFHLTQMDTYFAQKRVHYVRYMDDFVLLTQTRGQLRKAIRQLNQWFAAYGFTQHPDKTVIGRVAKGVDWMGAWLTDHGITGVAPRALDNHRTRCRQLYEQTSRLSVKQQADRVSQYRARWSQWVQCVLKGPKTAACPRTAPSGTTTGHSKSSTHPHPTSCTPSPLTLSSRFPIMGR
- the fimD_5 gene encoding Outer membrane usher protein fimD precursor, translating into MSVKRKKKLAPPVFPLRFLPVALGMAFGLGSMLPQCAQAAEDDLNLDFLQGGNNPAAATFLSATKAYYPGRYWVDVNINGVAKGKRILNVTPEEQQGLCFTPAWLADVDTYVRPDFYAATRKAAQGDDDAVCYVLDAQSDSTVDFDLSTQSLNLTLPQAGLTKADESLGWEFGHNALRLNYNANANKNTEGVDYYGSGSLLANVGEWIARGSASLTQDEQSISVFTVSKAILALQADLLLGKTAVSSGELGGLSTYGMTLSSNASMRRQTQGYTPVFSGTASSNARVTLRQGNTVLYSEVVPPGPFSIDDVTVLSGGDVVMTVTENDGSTTTQVFPITLISGQISPGEHEYSVSLGIIDNDNPDGTPTGGLGAFSYGYGLEHLSVRVGALVGSQFTGVTGEVASQLGMFGSLSAALSGTQSRYDEGNRQGQKTTLTFAKTFDIGTSIRLAYNRLSEAYDTLGEYNDTDYVNLKHRQRLKEDVTVGFSQPLWQGTTFSVNGWQRTYWQRDAKQQGVTGNFSTRIGQVSLSLAGSYYKTRANNEYSFSTSVSIPFSVFDRDFTTYASMSGVENGSNSYSAGASTSLTDRWSLAANESWGGDGNLGNQTSVWTAYDGRLAQLSGQMTHTNNGTLGSGSINGSLMYLPADNSFLLGKNISDTVAVVHVPGGRGVTMLGGLDKADRNGNLMVPLSSYQVNTLSIDASTLPPNAELAVTSKKIKPTGSSVTYVPFESTTVKRYLLQVRRPNGQFISAGEWAYAESGAPLGFVSHNGVILINTVDTLNTVRFSNCRIQGDQFNESNRLQEVVCE
- the faeE_2 gene encoding Chaperone protein faeE precursor, which codes for MNLIDCKRLCVNRKQLRVGILAAFGVMSLAMSNAWAALSVDQSRYIFEGDKEAVSIVVENASPKTYGGQTWIENIKETDLRPTFVVTPPFFKVPGNGKQVLRVIKALEQMPEDKESIYWVSLQEIPPKNKDGGVVGGAAYQGEIVVPSGEFDGRA
- the faeE_1 gene encoding Chaperone protein faeE precursor translates to MALRTKVKLLYRPASLMDGRKNAETGLSTKIIDGQTQLVNTTPYIFAIADVLGENDASLPFDDKQHEALAMFAPGDTVTLPKGTAAKKVVSIDDLGHLGTHTLTGKVGSTDVGARDVKDAK
- a CDS encoding Helix-turn-helix; the encoded protein is MMESISKHNVPCLSSARFNRQVGVFLRGRRVALNLSGQQLGQILNLSQQQISRYERGTTSMTLYQLQVFMQALEFSWWDFFNGVIVELEKRDERNKSTQTNAPWPLSRRGVSEILS
- a CDS encoding Fimbrial, major and minor subunit — protein: MRKLKISVTALALASAVTSLGAMAATGVGSISHDIKFGGIIAENAPKWVWTLPQQTVRIDLKDGDAVEDSESNTKTWDIMQNRQPYRFLEGYMEPTVNGLAMLGLNADVKYLQDGVEVVPTAGANNTTELALKAIGNKDTTPVDGQLALTLEPVLLLAQAEKVGDTTLIAKQLADAGVTQANTNATEAYENAKTKLASQQSKVGATNITYDTSNVAPATSLADGTEVTIPTIGGYASTMTAGKLSFPKDTAVSQWISTITVQVQYK
- the ynfD_3 gene encoding Protein of uncharacterised function (DUF1161), translating into MKLKALSAIFLTLSISTFASASCESVIAEIKQKIINNGVPENHFTVVAVPNAEAESHEGKIVGHCEDESHKIIYTKK